The Candidatus Nanopelagicales bacterium genome contains a region encoding:
- a CDS encoding VOC family protein, which yields MTVSISTVHILVDDPDAARAFYRDAVGLTVLNEVENAGFRWITMGLPEQPGLVIVLSEPHAGRSQDDGDAIAALLAKGEMRPVHLRFDDLDGAFESIASAPGVEVLQEPLDQPWGIRDAAIRDPAGNFLRLEQA from the coding sequence ATGACTGTTTCGATCAGCACCGTCCACATCCTTGTCGATGACCCTGACGCGGCTCGAGCGTTCTACCGCGACGCGGTGGGACTCACCGTCCTGAACGAGGTGGAGAACGCTGGATTCCGATGGATCACGATGGGCCTACCCGAGCAGCCGGGTCTGGTAATCGTGTTGTCCGAACCCCATGCGGGCCGATCGCAGGACGACGGCGATGCCATCGCCGCCCTCCTCGCGAAGGGAGAGATGCGTCCGGTCCACCTGCGGTTCGACGATCTCGACGGCGCGTTCGAGTCGATCGCTTCCGCGCCAGGGGTTGAGGTCCTACAGGAACCGCTCGACCAGCCTTGGGGTATCCGTGACGCGGCAATCCGGGATCCCGCCGGGAACTTCCTGCGCCTCGAGCAGGCCTGA
- a CDS encoding DUF1989 domain-containing protein, protein MQSRHAGAVEGLTEGDRLAHVGHGKSLNRCGSRVVRGHSQPIHRVDLLFIDWSPVCPCVTLTSCQTTLFVRSSKYHPSRTRAATRCGHEGPHPSCRENFLTAASELDWTPAVEPDPVNIFQNTPVDATGALTSLPALSQAGDSVTLRAEVDLFVVVTACSMDLKPINGGLCTGLHLETGRSCERRSESAR, encoded by the coding sequence ATGCAGTCGCGTCATGCGGGCGCTGTCGAGGGCCTTACCGAGGGCGACAGGTTGGCTCACGTCGGTCACGGTAAATCCCTGAATCGATGCGGATCGAGAGTCGTCAGGGGACATTCACAGCCAATTCACCGCGTCGATTTGTTGTTCATCGACTGGTCGCCTGTCTGTCCTTGTGTCACGCTCACCTCATGTCAGACGACGCTGTTCGTCAGGTCATCGAAGTACCACCCCAGTCGGACGAGGGCTGCGACTCGATGCGGACATGAGGGCCCACACCCGAGTTGCCGGGAAAACTTCCTCACGGCTGCCAGCGAACTTGACTGGACACCGGCAGTTGAACCCGACCCGGTGAACATTTTCCAGAACACTCCGGTCGACGCGACAGGTGCGCTGACATCACTTCCCGCCTTGTCCCAAGCGGGGGATTCGGTGACGCTGAGGGCCGAGGTCGATCTGTTCGTGGTGGTCACTGCCTGTTCGATGGACCTCAAGCCCATCAACGGTGGGCTCTGCACAGGTCTGCATTTGGAGACAGGCCGTTCTTGTGAACGCCGCTCTGAGTCGGCGCGATGA
- a CDS encoding LLM class F420-dependent oxidoreductase codes for MRLGLNLGYWGMGNDADNLALARVADELGYSVVWVAEAYGSDAPTVLSWIAAQTQQIDIGSAVFQIPGRTPAATAMTAATLDTLSDGRFRLGLGVSGPQVSEGWHGVRFAKPLTRTREYTEIVRKALRREKLTYEGEFFTLPLPDGPGKALTLTVHPVREHIPMYLAAIGPKNLELTGELFDGWLAIFYSPEFAGELTANIAAGRAKVGKTMEGFDVVPTVPVVIGDDLDKCAEPLRAYAALYIGGMGSREQNFYNRLAVRMGYDVAAAEVQDLYLARDYAGAGAAVPMEFIDNTSLIGPRERIRDRLHAFAEAGVTTLTVASYAGTLQERVATVRAMAEILDESGLAG; via the coding sequence ATGCGACTCGGTCTGAACCTCGGGTACTGGGGAATGGGTAACGATGCGGACAACCTGGCGTTGGCCCGGGTTGCCGACGAACTCGGATACAGCGTCGTGTGGGTGGCGGAAGCCTACGGGTCCGATGCGCCGACCGTCCTGAGTTGGATCGCGGCGCAGACCCAACAGATCGACATCGGCTCGGCGGTGTTCCAGATCCCCGGCCGTACTCCCGCCGCGACCGCCATGACCGCCGCCACCTTGGACACGCTGTCCGACGGCCGTTTCCGGCTCGGCCTGGGGGTCTCCGGCCCGCAAGTTTCCGAAGGCTGGCACGGTGTGCGGTTCGCCAAGCCGCTCACCCGCACGCGCGAGTACACCGAGATCGTGCGTAAAGCCCTGCGACGGGAGAAGCTCACCTACGAGGGAGAGTTCTTCACACTCCCGCTACCGGACGGCCCCGGCAAGGCCCTGACGCTCACGGTGCATCCGGTGCGGGAGCACATCCCCATGTATCTCGCCGCGATCGGACCCAAGAACCTCGAACTCACGGGTGAGTTGTTCGACGGTTGGCTGGCCATCTTCTACTCGCCGGAGTTCGCGGGAGAATTGACCGCGAACATCGCCGCGGGCAGGGCCAAGGTCGGCAAGACCATGGAGGGATTCGATGTCGTTCCCACGGTGCCGGTCGTCATCGGCGACGACCTGGACAAATGCGCCGAACCACTGCGCGCGTACGCGGCTTTGTACATCGGCGGCATGGGCAGTCGCGAGCAGAACTTCTACAACCGGCTGGCAGTGCGGATGGGATACGACGTCGCCGCTGCCGAGGTGCAGGACCTCTATCTCGCCCGCGACTATGCCGGAGCGGGGGCCGCGGTGCCCATGGAGTTCATCGACAACACATCCTTGATCGGTCCCCGGGAGAGGATCCGCGACCGGTTGCACGCCTTCGCAGAAGCAGGAGTCACGACGCTGACCGTGGCCAGTTACGCCGGCACGTTGCAGGAGAGGGTCGCCACGGTGCGCGCCATGGCGGAGATCTTGGATGAGTCCGGACTTGCCGGATGA
- a CDS encoding aldo/keto reductase gives MQQRPLGATGLWVSRLGLGTMTWGRDTDEHEARDQWSTFLEAGGTFIDTADVYADGASEQIIGTLLRETNSRDRVVLATKAVSRPRTKRRFDASRGHLLGSLDRSLRRLGVDHVDIWYLHAWDPITPLAETLSAADDAVRAGKVRYVAVSNYAGWQLARAATWQEALPGRSPIAAVQMEYSLVQRGVEREVVPAARDLGVGITPWSPLGRGVLTGKYRYGTPSDSRAASPHFGSFVSEYLDDRSRRIVDAVHTAAEGLDVAPLEVALAWVRDRPGVTAPIVGARTVAQLRGVVESEELELPSEIRTALDDISAPTLGYPESGWNQLGR, from the coding sequence ATGCAGCAGCGACCACTCGGGGCGACGGGTCTGTGGGTATCCCGTTTGGGACTCGGCACGATGACCTGGGGCCGGGACACCGATGAGCACGAGGCGCGCGACCAATGGTCGACCTTCCTGGAGGCCGGAGGCACCTTCATCGACACCGCCGACGTCTACGCGGATGGTGCCAGCGAGCAGATCATCGGCACGCTGCTACGTGAGACCAACTCACGCGATCGGGTGGTTCTGGCCACCAAAGCTGTGAGCCGGCCTCGCACCAAGCGTCGCTTCGACGCATCTCGGGGCCATCTCCTGGGTTCACTCGACCGTTCGCTGCGTCGGCTGGGTGTCGATCATGTCGACATCTGGTATCTGCACGCGTGGGATCCGATCACTCCCCTGGCTGAGACCTTGTCGGCCGCCGATGACGCCGTCCGCGCGGGCAAGGTGCGCTACGTGGCCGTGTCGAACTATGCCGGTTGGCAGTTGGCCCGCGCCGCCACGTGGCAGGAGGCCCTTCCCGGTCGTAGCCCGATCGCCGCGGTTCAGATGGAGTACTCGCTGGTCCAACGAGGCGTCGAGCGGGAAGTCGTACCGGCTGCCCGCGACCTGGGCGTCGGGATCACGCCATGGTCGCCACTGGGACGCGGTGTGCTGACGGGTAAGTACCGCTACGGGACGCCGAGCGACTCGCGTGCCGCGTCTCCGCACTTCGGGTCGTTCGTGTCCGAGTACCTCGACGACCGTTCTCGCCGCATCGTGGACGCGGTGCACACCGCAGCCGAGGGACTCGACGTGGCCCCGTTGGAGGTAGCACTGGCATGGGTGCGCGACAGGCCAGGTGTGACGGCGCCGATCGTGGGGGCCCGGACCGTGGCCCAACTCCGAGGTGTTGTGGAGTCCGAGGAGTTGGAGTTGCCTTCCGAGATCCGTACTGCCCTCGACGACATCTCGGCACCGACCCTCGGCTACCCCGAGTCCGGCTGGAACCAACTCGGTCGCTGA
- a CDS encoding MFS transporter → MSQPVALGKALDSARMTRLHRRFWLLAGLGLMLDGFDFFIIGVANPLIAEDLGASAWQKGLVSSAAIIGAIVGAAVLGPLGDRIGRRKIFKYDLVMFVVFSLACMVAPDLWTLIASRFLLGVAIGLDYPIAASYLAEILPKVNRGRWLVSAFALQAVGMLLGALVGVAVLLALPEVNSWRWMLGFGIVPALVIIILRRKTPESPRWLAQNGREDEAVQITEQLTQVPVIVTDKDREKKEETREGLKALYQPALFRADLRRRTIFTAVPWFLMDIAMYGVGIFTPTLLAALAMAGPDATFIADDIASTEATAVLDVFLVFGFIAAILLVERLGRIPLQISGFVMMAVGLIVLGYTSGLPGSGDQHLALVFVGFALFNFFQNAGPNATTYALPAEVFPSDVRSAGHGFAAGMAKLGAAVGTFFFPILMDSIGQSALLYLLAGVCIVAVVVTVIFRIEPKGKSLDELSGRTVTTLNPHPVPP, encoded by the coding sequence GTGAGCCAACCTGTCGCCCTCGGTAAGGCCCTCGACAGCGCCCGCATGACGCGACTGCATCGACGCTTCTGGCTGCTCGCCGGGCTCGGTCTGATGCTGGATGGTTTCGACTTCTTCATCATCGGCGTGGCCAACCCCTTGATCGCCGAGGATCTTGGGGCGTCCGCCTGGCAGAAGGGTCTCGTGTCATCGGCGGCCATCATCGGAGCCATCGTCGGTGCCGCGGTTCTCGGCCCACTGGGCGACAGGATCGGCCGGCGGAAGATCTTCAAGTACGACCTTGTGATGTTCGTGGTGTTCTCGCTGGCCTGCATGGTCGCGCCCGACCTGTGGACGCTGATCGCCTCGCGATTCCTGCTAGGGGTGGCGATCGGCCTGGACTACCCGATCGCAGCTTCGTACCTCGCCGAGATCCTGCCCAAGGTCAATCGCGGCCGGTGGTTGGTGTCGGCGTTCGCTTTGCAGGCGGTCGGGATGTTGCTGGGCGCACTCGTCGGGGTTGCGGTGCTTCTGGCCCTGCCGGAGGTGAACTCGTGGCGCTGGATGCTCGGGTTCGGGATCGTGCCCGCTTTGGTCATCATCATCTTGCGTCGGAAGACCCCGGAGAGTCCTCGGTGGCTCGCGCAGAACGGGCGTGAAGATGAGGCCGTACAGATTACCGAGCAACTCACTCAAGTCCCCGTGATCGTCACGGACAAGGACCGGGAGAAGAAGGAAGAGACCCGAGAGGGACTCAAGGCTCTGTACCAGCCCGCGCTGTTCCGAGCCGACCTGCGACGGCGGACCATCTTCACGGCCGTGCCGTGGTTCCTGATGGATATTGCCATGTACGGCGTGGGCATCTTCACCCCGACACTGCTTGCCGCCCTCGCCATGGCCGGGCCCGACGCCACCTTCATCGCCGACGACATAGCGTCAACGGAAGCGACCGCCGTCTTGGACGTGTTCTTGGTGTTCGGATTCATCGCAGCGATCTTGCTCGTCGAGCGTCTGGGCCGGATTCCGTTGCAGATCAGTGGCTTCGTCATGATGGCTGTCGGCCTGATCGTCCTCGGCTACACCAGTGGGCTGCCGGGCAGTGGGGACCAGCACCTGGCGCTGGTGTTCGTCGGCTTCGCGCTGTTCAACTTCTTCCAGAACGCCGGGCCCAACGCGACGACATACGCCCTGCCGGCGGAGGTATTCCCCTCCGATGTGCGCTCCGCCGGTCACGGATTCGCGGCGGGGATGGCGAAACTCGGTGCGGCTGTCGGGACGTTCTTCTTCCCGATCCTGATGGATTCCATCGGGCAATCGGCGCTGCTCTACCTACTTGCCGGGGTCTGCATCGTGGCGGTGGTGGTGACGGTAATCTTCCGGATCGAACCGAAGGGCAAGTCGCTCGATGAACTTTCCGGACGAACGGTCACGACGCTGAACCCGCACCCGGTCCCCCCGTGA
- a CDS encoding M20/M25/M40 family metallo-hydrolase: MTDDAQQELDRAQAEAVAILQALIRIDTTNTGEPEGTVGEAEAAEYVESLLREVGYEPERFETTSGRRQGVHLRIAGQDPGREALLLHGHLDVVPAIAGDWSVDPFSGEEKDGLIWGRGAVDMKDMDAMLIAMVRSWARSGYVPPRDIVFLMTPDEEAGGWQGAHWLVDHRPELLAGVTEAVGEVGGFSISAGSDRRLYLLQTAEKGIAWLRLRASGRGGHGSFVNDDNAVTTLARVVSQIGEYPFPMTLTPTMKACVAELAEALDVPFDQNDPEPFLRALGPMARIIGATLRNTANPTMLHAGYKSNVVPAMAEAHIDGRFLPGHEQELFDVVDSILGDEVTRELINHDISLETPFEGPTIEAMAAAIHSEDPQGRAIPYTMSGGTDAKSWSTLGIRCYGFVPLRLPPELDFPAMFHGIDERVPVESVKFGVRVLQRFVDMC; encoded by the coding sequence GTGACGGATGACGCCCAGCAGGAGTTGGATCGCGCGCAGGCTGAGGCCGTGGCCATCCTGCAGGCCTTGATCCGCATCGATACCACGAACACGGGGGAACCTGAGGGAACGGTGGGAGAGGCGGAGGCCGCCGAATACGTGGAGTCCCTGCTGCGGGAGGTGGGCTACGAGCCCGAACGATTCGAGACCACCTCAGGGCGGCGGCAAGGAGTCCACCTGAGAATCGCCGGACAGGATCCCGGTCGGGAGGCCCTGCTGCTGCACGGCCACCTTGATGTGGTGCCCGCCATCGCCGGTGACTGGAGTGTCGACCCCTTCAGCGGCGAGGAGAAGGACGGCCTGATCTGGGGTCGTGGTGCGGTCGACATGAAAGACATGGACGCGATGCTCATCGCGATGGTGAGGTCTTGGGCCCGGAGCGGCTATGTGCCCCCGCGCGACATCGTGTTCTTGATGACGCCGGACGAAGAGGCCGGTGGTTGGCAAGGGGCGCACTGGCTCGTCGACCATCGACCGGAGTTGCTTGCGGGGGTGACCGAAGCGGTCGGCGAGGTAGGGGGATTCTCGATCAGCGCCGGCAGCGATCGCCGCCTGTACCTGCTTCAGACCGCCGAGAAGGGCATCGCCTGGCTACGCCTGCGCGCCAGTGGCCGCGGTGGGCACGGATCATTCGTCAATGACGACAACGCCGTGACGACCCTCGCCCGCGTCGTCAGCCAGATCGGCGAGTACCCCTTCCCCATGACGCTGACACCCACCATGAAGGCGTGTGTCGCCGAGCTGGCCGAGGCGCTCGACGTGCCGTTCGATCAGAACGACCCCGAGCCGTTCCTCCGTGCCCTCGGCCCCATGGCACGCATCATCGGGGCCACCCTGCGCAACACCGCGAACCCGACCATGCTGCATGCGGGATACAAGTCCAACGTGGTGCCCGCCATGGCCGAGGCCCACATCGACGGGCGGTTCCTGCCCGGCCATGAGCAGGAACTTTTCGACGTCGTTGACTCGATCCTCGGCGACGAGGTCACGCGTGAGCTCATCAACCATGACATCTCGCTGGAGACACCCTTCGAGGGCCCCACGATCGAGGCGATGGCCGCCGCCATCCACTCGGAGGACCCCCAAGGGCGAGCCATCCCGTACACCATGAGCGGCGGCACCGACGCCAAGTCATGGAGCACCCTCGGCATCCGCTGCTACGGATTCGTCCCCCTGCGCCTGCCACCGGAATTGGACTTCCCGGCGATGTTCCACGGCATCGACGAGCGCGTCCCGGTCGAATCGGTCAAGTTCGGTGTCCGGGTCCTGCAACGCTTTGTCGACATGTGCTGA
- a CDS encoding undecaprenyl-diphosphate phosphatase codes for MISWFEAIVLGVVQGLTEFLPISSSAHILIISQLFGWEDPGAAFTAVSQIGTESAVILYFRKDIWRIISAWFRSLYTPAERGVLEARMGWYVIIGTIPIAVLGVAFQDQIETVARNLWLVSFTLIGFGIILGVADRVGRKSQELEDLNTRDGILYGVGQAFALIPGVSRSGATISMGLFLGYSREAATRYAFLLAIPAVMASGFFEALKIGDGPTPDWGPTIVATVIAFVIGYLVIAWLIKYISTNSYMPFVLYRIVLGLLVIVLLSTGVLTAT; via the coding sequence ATGATCTCGTGGTTCGAGGCGATCGTCCTCGGCGTGGTGCAGGGGCTGACCGAGTTCCTTCCGATCTCGTCCAGCGCCCACATCCTGATCATCTCCCAACTCTTCGGCTGGGAAGACCCGGGCGCGGCCTTCACCGCGGTGTCCCAGATCGGCACCGAGTCAGCGGTCATCCTGTACTTCCGCAAGGACATCTGGCGGATCATCTCTGCCTGGTTCCGCTCCCTCTACACGCCTGCGGAACGGGGCGTCCTCGAGGCGCGTATGGGCTGGTACGTGATCATCGGCACCATTCCCATCGCGGTCCTGGGGGTGGCGTTCCAGGACCAGATCGAGACTGTCGCGCGCAACCTGTGGCTGGTGTCGTTCACCCTGATCGGGTTCGGCATCATCCTCGGCGTCGCCGACCGCGTGGGCCGCAAGTCCCAGGAGCTCGAGGATCTGAACACACGTGACGGGATTCTCTACGGAGTCGGGCAGGCGTTCGCGCTGATCCCGGGTGTCTCGCGTTCCGGTGCGACCATCTCGATGGGCCTGTTTCTGGGCTACTCACGTGAGGCGGCCACTCGCTACGCGTTCCTGCTGGCCATCCCAGCGGTCATGGCATCGGGCTTCTTCGAGGCCCTCAAAATCGGCGATGGGCCCACCCCGGACTGGGGTCCGACGATCGTGGCCACGGTCATCGCATTCGTCATCGGATACCTGGTGATCGCCTGGCTCATCAAGTACATCTCGACGAACTCGTACATGCCGTTCGTGCTCTACCGGATCGTGCTCGGATTGTTGGTCATCGTGCTGCTGAGCACCGGGGTCCTCACCGCCACCTGA
- a CDS encoding helix-turn-helix transcriptional regulator yields MGHDFGELRRLRRARDRMDRDYADPLDVAALASTACMSPAHFSRRFRAVYSETPYSYLISRRIERAQSLLRRGGMSVTEVCIAVGFSSLGSFSAKFTDVVGESPSAYRIRDHEQLSGLAACHAMVVTRPRGPKAP; encoded by the coding sequence GTGGGCCATGACTTCGGCGAACTTCGACGACTGCGTCGCGCCCGTGACCGAATGGACCGGGACTACGCCGATCCCCTCGATGTCGCTGCACTGGCGAGTACGGCGTGCATGTCACCCGCGCACTTCAGCCGCCGGTTCCGGGCCGTGTACTCGGAGACCCCCTACTCGTACCTCATTTCACGCCGGATAGAACGCGCACAGTCCCTCCTCCGGCGTGGAGGGATGAGTGTCACCGAAGTATGTATCGCCGTCGGGTTCTCCAGCCTGGGGTCGTTCTCGGCGAAGTTCACCGATGTGGTGGGCGAGTCGCCTTCGGCCTATCGGATCCGGGACCACGAGCAACTTTCAGGGTTGGCCGCGTGTCATGCCATGGTGGTCACCCGGCCTCGGGGACCCAAGGCCCCGTGA
- a CDS encoding magnesium and cobalt transport protein CorA: MITSVFRYRNGAEVPVDSRCVSVDTPPWELEGLLTSLVREVATEAPDPGSFVWLKLANPSRHQMEMMQRLFDLPDLQVEDSLNGRQRPKVEIGNDRAFIVLKELRYTEEISAVDTGQVAVFLGPGFALSIRRGDAAPGSARDRLRSHLALTRYGPASVLYAVLDVLADGYLDIVQHLANDLEDLEDAVFSMKATDNASMVYNLKRENLEVKRAISPLISEARTLVREEHSEIPHELAPYFRDIGDHVLRANDLVESHDQLLMTMLMASTSQQDLRQNKDMRKISAWAAIIAVPTAIAGIYGMNFEDMPELHWSFGYPAVLIVMATICLVLYRQFKRSGWL; the protein is encoded by the coding sequence GTGATCACGTCGGTCTTCCGCTATCGAAACGGTGCTGAGGTACCAGTCGACTCTCGCTGCGTCTCCGTTGACACCCCGCCGTGGGAGTTGGAGGGACTTCTGACATCGCTGGTTCGGGAAGTGGCCACCGAGGCACCCGATCCTGGGTCTTTCGTCTGGCTCAAGCTCGCGAATCCCTCGCGCCATCAGATGGAGATGATGCAGCGACTGTTCGATCTACCGGACCTGCAGGTAGAGGATTCCCTGAACGGCAGGCAACGTCCCAAGGTCGAGATCGGAAACGATCGGGCGTTCATCGTCTTGAAGGAGCTGCGCTACACGGAGGAAATCTCGGCTGTGGACACCGGGCAGGTGGCTGTGTTTCTCGGCCCCGGGTTCGCGTTGTCGATCCGGAGGGGCGACGCGGCACCGGGCAGCGCGAGGGACCGGCTCCGCTCACATCTGGCGTTGACCCGATACGGGCCGGCCAGCGTCCTGTATGCAGTCCTGGACGTTCTGGCGGACGGCTACCTCGACATCGTGCAACACCTGGCCAACGACCTCGAGGACCTCGAGGACGCGGTGTTCAGCATGAAGGCGACGGACAACGCCAGCATGGTCTACAACCTCAAGCGCGAGAACCTCGAGGTCAAACGGGCCATCTCACCGCTGATCTCGGAAGCCAGGACGTTGGTGCGCGAGGAGCACTCCGAGATCCCCCACGAGCTGGCGCCCTACTTCCGCGACATCGGTGATCACGTACTGCGCGCGAACGACCTGGTGGAGTCCCACGATCAACTCCTGATGACCATGTTGATGGCGTCGACCTCACAACAGGACCTGCGCCAGAACAAGGACATGCGCAAGATCTCCGCGTGGGCGGCGATCATCGCCGTTCCGACCGCTATCGCAGGGATCTACGGGATGAACTTCGAGGACATGCCGGAACTCCACTGGTCTTTCGGCTACCCCGCCGTGCTGATCGTCATGGCGACGATCTGCCTGGTCCTGTACCGACAGTTCAAGCGCAGCGGTTGGCTGTAG